In Besnoitia besnoiti strain Bb-Ger1 chromosome IX, whole genome shotgun sequence, a single genomic region encodes these proteins:
- a CDS encoding hypothetical protein (encoded by transcript BESB_013480): MAAHGEASPSPAQAAPYSSAPSTDALSPPSRVLHFQVGGMRCRSCARKIEATLKDTFSPHIVSVDVNVLEGRVTVCVADSRPPAETASPTEAATHSAVGRAIEGLGFQVALTDDASASPPPSCCASATPLPSPSAESSPAALASPPAEGLSARRSGPAFEAVRFAEFRIQGMTCASCASHIETYVKKIRGVRGVTVNLVLETATVEYRASPSFPPAVTADEIRQKIDALGYRATEEEPERGVAGTTGFDFSEARAAHSANASAAPTATLHLCLRPASLPPPQSSQADADALTSRASSPPRPFSPLTSSLPLHASAEPLLHAALSPQVRPPGAPISAGLLSPLSTPPDNAGVPVRLASSPVSAASALCARRASAASPSAAAFARWLEAQPGVVSVHTAPGKEATVVARRPPAASNAFVPSVLPVGSALSPALDARDGGEGWESQLHLPGVKIVYSPERVGARELLERAREEGWNVTWDATGKHKFGDLQQAAQEERRLTRQFLAAAFPAAIVFTMMMIIPMAAYPAWMCSPVLPGISLRLLVALLLTTAVMYGPGWRFHRAAWKAARHGVANMNVLVSLATNIAFLYSLLVVLFTIHVSATTRWSCTLPFFSAAFSSSSLPSPRAFLPSPLSPPSAVPLSALPKASDLQLTPSAFFAPHWALASAAEGGSPAARLEGPAGAWSSAEARGEARGPAGRAAHVDGLEKNFLALDQEAFDEEWELVSPILPSLSRRFSSVSRDPAGASDAVEAPSAGGGRLGDAHGEAATADSTALLGVPGELITLSVLSSFVNFSPFQPSSPPLRPLLFSSLSPFAASAASPDSSFSGVSTPFLEPARAPRSAHVAAALPRGEESSRGDPPTFFEVSAVLICVLLLGKLLEGKAKRRAFAALDEISAAQPGFAIWAPSASAAPRAPGERVAVQYQVEDERVLPVELLQLGDVVRVPPGAVVPADGEKINADKSLVSEAMLTGESRPVAKTQGAFVLGGSVVVGDPGGLRSSPPSPSGASGSATPTAAGESDGAALLLIRVEKLGSASALGQILLLIKEAQSTKTKTQEFVDGIAAYFVPGVLLISACTTAVWLVLLLGGFVEPLLLHFDEETLRTYPVASRVLVALQFGIGVLSIACPCALGLAAPTALMVGTGVAARQGLLVKSGQAFEMATKLRALVLDKTGTVTEGKFEVREVALLSSSFSALAARAAASDWQRLLAPSALASPSVSWSSRADDAGDSFDPPSSTGVATSPSPAVRDLSASDRRACADGVSQPEARGGGACCPSSRPSAPPSPVSSAELRDMVDAFVWILGVAERHSEHPIAASLMSFVLARKGLPPLSAPSSFKALPGRGLSCRIGDLAVEVVSTAAAQAKSDSQPSPSSAGALASSASSPCCSSASSSSCCAKESEQAPSARGSEARETVTAEGGCDNSACVCRPCRCRVGGFNCGCLDPQVAAMTPDFLKLQAWAEAEQRVGSTVTLLVVNQICLGAVALRDAIKPESRAVVSLLQETLGVAVWMCTGDSRATALATADEISLPRDRVVAEAKPSAKVDVVARLQRSPSGQRTHFVGMAGDGVNDAPALAHADLSIAIGAGADLALTAADVVVLKSRLTDVVTFLELSRAVLLTIRYSLVWACVFNVAGIPLAAGALFAYRVFVPPALAGAMMALSSVLVISNALLLRRFRPSLRHASASRARAPPGFSMRVAAFFSRVFVCFFCVSAGPRRRPSASERRLRSSSLVRGALRG; encoded by the exons ATGGCAGCTCACGGAGaagcgtcgccttctcctgcgcaggcggcgccgtaCTCTTCCGCCCCTTCCACGgacgctctctcgccgccctcaCGGGTGTTGCACTTCCAAGTCGGCGGAATGCGGTGCAGAAGCTGCGCCAGGAAAATCGAGGCGACCTTGAAAGACACTTTCTCCCCACACATCGTCTCTGTAGACGTAAACGTCCTGGAGGGACGCGTGACGGTGTGCGTGGCAGACAGCCGCCCGCCGGCTGAGACCGCTTCACCC ACCGAGGCAGCCACGCACTCGGCTGTTGGCCGCGCCATCGAAGGGCTTGGATTCCAAGTCGCGTTGACTGACGACGcctcggcttcgcctccgccttcgtgctgcgcgtctgcgactCCGCTCCCCTCCCCTTCTGCCGAGTCTTCCCCCGCtgctctcgcgtcgccgcccgccgaggGCCTCAGCGCCCGCAGGAGTGGACCCGCATTTGAGGCCGTGCGCTTCGCCGAGTTCCGCATCCAGG GAATGACCTGCGCTTCGTGTGCGAGTCACATCGAGACCTACGTGAAGAAGAtccgcggcgttcgcggtGTGACGGTGAATCTCGTCCTCGAAACGGCCACGGTGGAGTATcgggcctcgccctcgttcCCCCCTGCGGTGACGGCTGACGAGATTCGACAAAAAATTGACGCACTCGGATATCGAGCGACT gaggaggagcccgaGCGGGGGGTGGCGGGGACGACTGGCTTCGATTTCTCGGAGGCCCGTGCCGCCCACTCAGCcaacgcctccgcggctcctaCGGCGACACTGCATTTGTGCCTTCGCcccgcttcgctgccgccgccgcagagctcgcaggcggacgccgacgcactcacgtcgcgcgcctcctcgccccctCGGCCGTTCTCTCCGCTCACCTCCTCGCTCCCCCTgcacgcgagcgccgagcccctcctgcatgcggcgctgtctccgcagGTGCGCCCGCCCGGGGCGCCGATTTCTGCgggcctcctctccccgctctcgacgccgccggaCAACGCTGGCGTCCCtgtccgcctcgcctcgtcgcctgtctctgcggcgtctgcgctctgtgcgcggcgcgcatcggccgcctcgccctcggccgccgcctttgCGCGCtggctggaggcgcagcccgGCGTCGTGTCGGTCCACACGGCGCCtgggaaggaggcgacggtggtcgcgcgtcgtccgcccgccgcctccaacGCCTTCGTGCCCTCCGTGTTGCCGGTGGGctcggcgctgtcgcctgcgctggacgcgcgagacgggggggagggatGGGAGTCGCAGCTGCACCTTCCCGGGGTGAAGATTGTTTACAGCCCcgagcgcgtcggcgcgcgcgagctcctcgagcgcgcgcgcgaagaaggctggAACGTCACGTGGGACGCCACGGGGAAGCACAAATTCGGCGacctgcagcaggcggcgcaggaagaaCGACGCCTCACCCGACAGttcctcgctgccgcatTCCCCGCCGCCATTGTCTTCACAATGATGATGATCATCCCCATGGCCGCCTATCCCGCTTGGATG TGCTCCCCAGTGCTGCCAGGgatctcgctgcgcctcctcgtcgcgctgctgctgacgACGGCGGTGATGTATGGTCCAGGATGGCGCTTCCACCGCGCCGCAtggaaggccgcgcgccatGGAGTCGCGAACATGAACGTGCTCGTTTCCCTCGCGACGAATATCGCGTTTCTCTACTCGCTCCTCGTCGTGCTTTTCACCATTCACGTttccgcgacgacgcggtgGTCCTGCACGCTGCCGTTCTTCTCAGCGgccttctcgtcctcctcgcttccCTCCCCGCGTGCGTTCCTaccgtctccgctctctccgccttcagCCGTGCCTCTGTCGGCGTTGCCGAAGGCCTCAGACCTGCAGCTCAccccctccgccttctttgcGCCGCACTGGGCTCttgcctctgccgccgaaggcggttcgcctgcggctcgtcTGGAAGGCCCTGCCGGCGCCTGGTCCTCGGCGGAGGCtaggggggaggcgcgcgggcccGCCGGCCGAGCGGCGCATGTAGACGGGCTCGAGAAGAATTTCTTGGCTTTGGACCAGGAGGCCTTCGACGAAGAATGGGAGCTCGTCTCGCCGATtctgccttcgctctcgcggcgatTCTCATCCGTCTCGCGAGACCCCGCCGGGGCCTCCGACGCCGTGGAGGCCCCCAgcgccggaggagggcgccttGGAGACGCACACGGAGAAGCAGCAACGGCGGATTCAACAGCGCTCCTCGGTGTTCCAGGGGAGCTCATTACGCTGTCGGTCCTCAGCTCCTTTGTCAACTTCTCTCCCTTCcagccgtcgtctccgcctctgcggccacttctcttttcttcgctgtcgcccttcgccgcgtccgccgcctcgcctgacTCGTCCTTCTCGGGCGTCTCCACGCCGTTCTTGgagcctgcgcgagcgccgcgctcggcgcatgtcgccgcggcgctgccgcgaggcgaggagtcGTCACGTGGAGATCCGCCGACGTTCTTCGAAGTCTCTGCGGTGCTGATTTGCGTGCTGCTGCTAGGGAAGCTCCTGGAGGGCAAGGCGAagcgtcgcgccttcgcggcgctcgacgagatctccgccgcgcagccaggGTTCGCCATCTGGGCCCcttccgcgtccgcagcgccgcgagcccccGGCGAACGAGTGGCTGTCCAGTACCAAGTCGAGGACGAAAGAGTCCTTCCTGTCGAGCTCCTCCAGCTCGGCGACGTCGTGCGCGTCCCTCCTGGCGCAGTTGTCCCGGCCGACGGAGAGAAAATCAACGCG GACAAATCGCTGGTCAGCGAGGCGATGCTGACCGGCGAGAGCCGCCCAGTCGCGAAGACTCAGGGCGCCTTCGTGCTGGGTGGGTCTGTCGTGGTAGGCGACCCCGGCGGCCTCAgatcgtctccgccgtcacCTTCTGGGGCCTCGGGCTCTGCGACCCcgaccgccgcgggcgagagcgacggcgccgcgctgctgctcatcCGCGTGGAGAAgctcggcagcgcgagcgccctgGGGCAGATTCTGCTGCTGATCAAGGAGGCGCAAAGCACCAAAACGAAGACGCAGGAGTTCGTCGACGGAATCGCTGC gtaCTTCGTGCCCGGAGTTTTGCTCATCTCGGCCTGCACGACGGCGGTGTGGctcgtcctccttctcggcgGCTTTGTGGAGCCGCTGCTCCTTCACTTCGATGAAGAGACGCTGAGAACGTACCCCGTGGCttcgcgcgtcctcgtcgcgctgcagttcggcatcggcgtcctctccatCGCCTGCCCCTGTGCGCTAG GCCTCGCTGCGCCCACAGCCCTGATGGTTGGCAccggcgtggcggcgcgtcAGGGCCTCCTGGTGAAGAGCGGGCAAGCCTTCGAGATGGCCACGAAGCTGAGGGCTCTGGTGCTCGACAAGACCGGCACCGTGACTGAAG gGAAGTTCGAGGTTCGCGAAGTCGCGCTCCTGAGCtcgtccttctctgcgctcgcggcgcgggccgcaGCGTCGGACTGGCAGCGGCTTctggcgccgtcggcgctcgcctcgccgtccgtCTCCTGGTCGTCCCGCGCGGATGACGCTGGAGACTCCTTCGACCCGCCCTCTTCCACCGGCGTCGCGACCTCCCCCAGTCCCGCCGTGAGAGACCTGAGCGCCTCAGACCGCCGAGCGTGCGCGGATGGCGTCTCGCAGCCAGAAgcccgaggcggaggcgcgtgctgcccgtcttcgcggccgtctgcgcctccctcgcccgtCTCCTCGGCCGAGCTGCGCGACATGGTGGATGCGTTCGTGTGGATTCTGGGCGTCGCAGAGCGCCACAGCGAGCACCCGATAGCCGCGTCGCTGATGTCTTTCGTCCTCGCACGCAAAG GCCTGCCTCcactctccgcgccctcgtccttCAAAGCGCTGCCTGGGCGAGGCTTGTCGTGCCGAATCGGCGACCTAGCAGTGGAAGTCGTCTCGACAGCCGCTGCTCAAGCGAAATCGGATTCtcagccttcgccttcgtcagCGGGCGCTCTTGCGtcgtccgcttcctcgccctgctgcagctcagcgtcgtcctcgtcgtgcTGTGCAAAGGAGTCCGAGCAAGCGCCCAGCGCGCGTGGgtcggaggcgcgagagacggtgacggcggagggaggctgCGACAAcagcgcgtgcgtgtgtcgtccctgccgctgccgcgtggGCGGCTTCAACTGTGGCTGTCTGGACCCGCAAGTCGCGGCGATGACTCCGGATTTTTTGAAATTGCAG GcgtgggcggaggcggagcagCGTGTCGGCTCGACGGTGACGCTCCTTGTGGTGAATCAGATTTGCCTCG GCGCCGTggctctgcgcgacgcgaTCAAGCCCGAGAGCCGCGCCGTCGTGTCCCTTCTCCAAGAGACGCTCGGCGTGGCCGTCTGGATGTGCACCGGGGACAGCCGCGCCACGGCGCTGGCGACCGCAGACGAGATTTCGCTGCCTCGTgaccgcgtcgtcgcggaggcCAAGCCGTCTGCAAAAGTCGACGTTGTCGCgaggctccagcgc TCCCCTTCTGGTCAGCGCACGCACTTCGTGGGCatggcgggcgacggcgtgaACGATGCTCCCGCCTTGGCCCACGCGGACCTGTCCATAGCgatcggcgccggcgcagatcTCGCGCTGACCGCCGCGGATGTCGTCGTCCTCAAGTCGAG actcaCGGACGTCGTCACCTTCCTTGAGCTCTCCCGCGCAGTGCTCCTCACGATTCGCTACAGCCTCGTGTGGGCGTGCGTCTTCAACGTGGCGGGCATCCCGctggccgccggcgccctgtTCGCGTACCGCGTCTTCGTGCCACCggccctcgcgggcgccatGATGGCGCTAAGCTCGGTGCTCGTCATCTCCAacgctctcctcctccg GCGATTCCGGCCGTCTCTCCGTCATGCgtccgcttctcgcgcgagaGCCCCTCCCGGGTTCTCGATGCGCGTGGcggcttttttttcgcgcgtgttcgtctgttttttctgcgtctctgcgggaccgcggcgacggccgagTGCATCcgagcggcgccttcggAGCTCTTCACTCGTCCGCGGAGCCCTTCGCGGCTGA